A stretch of Lagopus muta isolate bLagMut1 chromosome 9, bLagMut1 primary, whole genome shotgun sequence DNA encodes these proteins:
- the POLR2D gene encoding DNA-directed RNA polymerase II subunit RPB4: MAAGGSDPRTADVEEDASQLVFPKEFETAETLLNSEVHMLLEHRKQQNESAEDEQELSEVFMKTLNYTARFSRFKNRETIASVRSLLLQKKLHKFELACLANLCPETAEEAKALIPSLEGRFEDEELQQILDDIQTKRSFQY; this comes from the exons ATGGCGGCGGGTGGCAGCGACCCGAGGACTGCAGATGTGGAGGAGGACGCCTCGCAGCTCGTCTTCCCCAAAG AATTTGAAACTGCAGAAACCCTGCTGAATTCAGAAGTCCACATGCTTCTGGAGCATCGGAAGCAACAGAACGAGAGCGCGGAAGATGAGCAGGAGCTGTCAGAAGTCTTCATGAAAACTCTGAATTACACAGCGCGCTTCAGCCGCTTCAAAAACCGCGAAACCATCGCCAGTGTTCGTAG CTTGCTGCTCCAAAAAAAGCTCCATAAATTTGAATTGGCGTGTTTGGCCAACTTGTGTCCTGAGACTGCTGAGGAAGCCAAAGCTTTGATTCCTAG CCTGGAGGGCCGATTTGAAGATGAGGAATTACAGCAAATTCTTGACGACATTCAGACCAAACGCAGCTTCCAGTACTAA
- the WDR33 gene encoding pre-mRNA 3' end processing protein WDR33 isoform X4, with the protein MATEIGSPPRFFHMPRFQHQAPRQLFYKRPDFAQQQAMQQLTFDGKRMRKAVNRKTIDYNPSVIKYLENRVWQRDQRDMRAIQPDAGYYNDLVPPIGMLNNPMNAVTTKFVRTSTNKVKCPVFVVRWTPEGRRLVTGASSGEFTLWNGLTFNFETILQAHDSPVRAMTWSHNDMWMLTADHGGYVKYWQSNMNNVKMFQAHKEAIREASFSPTDNKFATCSDDGTVRIWDFLRCHEERILRELERQRL; encoded by the exons ATGGCCACAGAAATCGGCTCCCCGCCCCGATTCTTCCACATGCCGAGATTCCAGCACCAGGCGCCTCGGCAGCTCTTCTACAAAAGACCTGattttgcacagcagcaagcaatGCAACAGCTTACTTTCGATGGGAAACGTATGAGAAAAGCTGTGAACCGAAAGACTATTGATTACAATCCCTCTGTAATTAAATATTTGGAG AATAGAGTCTGGCAAAGAGACCAGAGAGATATGCGAGCAATCCAGCCTGATGCAGGATATTATAATGAT tTGGTCCCTCCTATAGGAATGCTGAACAACCCTATGAATGCTGTAACAACAAAATTTGTTCGGACTTCTACTAATAAAGTAAAATGCCCAGTATTTGTTGTCAGG TGGACTCCTGAGGGGAGACGCTTGGTTACTGGTGCATCTAGTGGAGAATTCACTTTGTGGAATGGACTGACTTTCAATTTTGAAACAATATTACAG GCTCACGACAGCCCGGTAAGGGCTATGACTTGGTCACACAATGATATGTGGATGCTGACAGCAGACCACGGGGGATATGTGAAATACTGGCAGTCCAACATGAACAACGTCAAGATGTTCCAGGCACATAAGGAGGCGATTAGAGAGGCCAG TTTCTCACCCACGGATAATAAATTTGCTACATGCTCTGACGACGGCACTGTTAGAATCTGGGACTTTCTACGTTGCCATGAGGAGAGAATTCTTCGAG